The Pan troglodytes isolate AG18354 chromosome 8, NHGRI_mPanTro3-v2.0_pri, whole genome shotgun sequence genome window below encodes:
- the TMEM273 gene encoding transmembrane protein 273 isoform X3 → MNLGVSMLRILFLLDVGGAQVLATGKPPGAEIDFKYALIGTAVGVAISAGFLALKICMIRRHLFDDDSSDLKSTPGGLSGEGCGARAWLCPTQRGTEGHPVMLATARMNPQAQSPTGYTIPLKKRAPRDAQVIEL, encoded by the exons ATGAACTTGGGGGTCAGCATGCTGAggatcctcttcctcctgg ATGTAGGAGGAGCTCAAGTGCTGGCAACAGGCAAGCCCCCTGGGGCTGAAATTG ATTTCAAGTACGCCCTCATCGGGACTGCTGTGGGTGTTGCCATATCTGCTGGCTTCCTGGCCCTGAAGATCTGCATGATCAGGAGGCACTTATTTGACGACGACTCTTCCGATCTGAAAAGCACGCCTGGGGGCCTCAGTGGTGAGGGATGTGGTGCTCGGGCCTGGCTCTGCCCCACCCAGCGAGGCACCGAGGGCCACCCCGTGATGCTGGCTACAGCAAGAATGAACCCACAAGCGCAGAGCCCAACAGGCT ACACCATCCCGCTAAAGAAGAGAGCCCCAAG
- the TMEM273 gene encoding transmembrane protein 273 isoform X7, protein MNLGVSMLRILFLLDVGGAQVLATGKPPGAEIDFKYALIGTAVGVAISAGFLALKICMIRRHLFDDDSSDLKSTPGGLSDTIPLKKRAPRDAQVIEL, encoded by the exons ATGAACTTGGGGGTCAGCATGCTGAggatcctcttcctcctgg ATGTAGGAGGAGCTCAAGTGCTGGCAACAGGCAAGCCCCCTGGGGCTGAAATTG ATTTCAAGTACGCCCTCATCGGGACTGCTGTGGGTGTTGCCATATCTGCTGGCTTCCTGGCCCTGAAGATCTGCATGATCAGGAGGCACTTATTTGACGACGACTCTTCCGATCTGAAAAGCACGCCTGGGGGCCTCAGTG ACACCATCCCGCTAAAGAAGAGAGCCCCAAG